ATCCCTCCAAACGGTGGCGCCTCTTGTCTTGAATTCCATCCTACCCCGCCATCTCATGGCTATTATCCAGCTATATATGAATGGTTACTTCGTTCGTTTGTGACTACACCTCTTTGCAACATCGTATCTACATCCGTTTGTTTGTTGAAAACCCCACCGGAGCTCTTTGACAGCAGCCAACATGAAGCTTATTCTTACTCTACTCGTATCGGGCCTCTGTGCCCTGGCTGCCCCTGCGGCTAAGGTCAGTAAATGCTCATTGCTGCTTACTGTTCCATTCATCAAGCTTATCTGATTCAGCGTGATGGCGTCGAGGATTACGCTATCGGCATTGATAAGCGTAACTCAGTTGAAGACTACGCTATCGGCATTGATAAGCGTAACTCAGTTGAAGACTACGCTATTGGCATCGACAAGCGCAATTCTGTCGAGGACTACGCTATCGGAATTGACAAGCGTAACTCAGTTGAAGACTACGCTATCGGAATTGATAAGCGGAACACGGTTGAGGATTATGCTATTGGCATCGACAAGCGTAACTCAGTTGAGGACTACGCTATTGGTATCGACAAGCGGAACACGGTTGAGGATTATGCTATTGGCATTGACAAGCGTAACTCCGTTGAGGACTACGCGATTGGTATTGATAAGCGCAACTCCGTTGAAGATTATGCTATTGGCATTGATAAGCGTGGTGGCTCAGTTGAAGACTACGCTATCGGCATCGACAAGCGCAATTCTGTGGAAGACTACGCAATTGGTATCGACAAGCGCAACTCTGTTGAGGACTACGCCATTGGTATTGACAAGCGTGGTTCAGTTGAAGACTACGCTATCGGCATTGATAAGAAGCGCGGTACTGTTGAAGACTACGCTATTGGCATCGACAAGCGTGGAGGATCAGTTGAGGATTATGCCATTGGTATCGACAAGCGCCATGGAGGGCATTAAGCTCGCTCAGTCTTCCGAGTATGATGCCGACATATTTGCACATACAGAACTGTTTAGCACTTGAACAGCTTTATGCAAGTGTTTTTGAAATGTAGTGTTCGTATCAAGCTCTTTAGCACTACAGTTTTGcatgataatgatgatgatgtttcATTGAATGCCGTATCCATTACTCATCTGATTGTCTTTTTAACCGGTCGAGGTAAGGCAGCAGCACCAGTAGAGAGTATTATGTTAGCAAGTATGCCCTAGAATGGAACATTGAAACTGAGCCACGTGTTAGAGACGATGGTACGTTCCAATATAAGAAATAGCTATGTAGCGCTGATCTATATATTTGGGATTATCCAACTCAAGTGAAACACAGAAGCAAATGATATATTGCTATCATGGACATTTAACCTTTGTTCTATGTACCACTGACATACACCAATCGTTCCCTCATTAATGAATCCCATACGTCGTCTTCAACCTATTGTCCTCGGCCCATCGAGCAATAGCATCGAAATCACCACACGTATGCTCAACGCCCCATCCCGTACTTCCCTTGTCATTCGGAGGCGCAGGAATCCATTCTAGAGTCGTGTCCGCGTGACACATGATAGCCTGTCTCAGGTAGTCCCAGCAATGCATGAGATGCGCTGCATTAACTTGGTCGAGGTTCCCTTCTCGAGCGGCGTAGTAGCCCTCTCGGGTCATATACTGAAAGCAATTAGCGTAAGCGTTCTTTCTTGACATTGTTGTTATAGACTAATGTGCTTACAATGCAGTGGAGCTGGTGGAACACGGAAATCATTGCACGTTGGTGGGGAAGAGATTGATCCAGACCAGGCTGGTCGGGAAGTGCTGTGTCGTTGTTGATATTCACGAAGCCTCGTCCAACTGGTGGcgtattattatataattccATGATCGTCCTAGACATGAAAGAAACTCACTCGGCATCAATTCGTCCCAAGCCTTTTCCGCCTCAGGATTGAGAGGTTCTCCATACAACGTCTGAAAAACGAAAAGTTTTCGAGTTGGGGCTGACAGGGAACATTATCAATTTGATTGCATTGATTTggataagaagaagggagCTCGAACCTGTCTTCGGGGGTAACCAAGGAACATCCTTTTCCTTGTGATGCGTCTTCCGGAAGTAATGGATGAGACCTCCCAACAGCCCGATATTCGACAATAAGAGCAACGCAATGAGAAACCAGACAGCTTTCGAACGAGATCGCTTCCTGTCTCGTCTCGAGTACGACCGAGCTTCTAATAAtgtgtctttttcttcttcggcgatAGTTGATTCTTCGGATTGGCGCACCGGTACTTCTTTGTACCCATTAGATGAGCGCTCTgccatttttatttctctgGACCGAAAGAAATATGAAAACATGAATAGATATCGATTAAGCTACAAATAACCTCTTTACAGGCCTTCAAGTCTGGTAGTCTTTTTTGTACATGCCTGGGATTTATGATGGATGTAGGCGCGGAATCAATTGGCTGTGGAAGCGGCGCCTGCGCCAAAGGACCCACTCGCCGTTATCCATCAATATGGAGTTCAGTCAGTCAACATAGCGTGTGCATTGGAGCAGCTGGCTGTCAACTCTCCTGGAATATCTGTAAAAAGGAGGTGTGGTGGTAAAGATGGGTTTTAGCTGGTATGGCGTACTCCTTTTCGTCCAGCTTATTTCATCCACCATTGTTTACGCCTCGGATCCATGCGCCCAGATCGATCACTATGTAGCATGGGGGAAAAAACAAGGTACATATTCATGAATGCAATATGACTGATTTTTGTAAGTGATGATTGACAAATTATAGGGAGGAACAAAATCTCCGGGATTCCAGGCCATCTGGCGTATGATTGTCTTCGGTCGATGCCATTTCGCTCAGATCTGGCCGTGAAGTTTGTGGACGACTATGCCAAATACCTACAGTTCCATGCCACGGTATCTATGCTGAAAGGTAGCTCAGCCTCCGCCAGGTAATCCCCTTGTAGAACCAAGCTAATGATGACCTGAGTTAGACCCTCCCAGCGGCTATATCTCAACCGGGGTCGATTTGTGGGGAGGATTGCAGAGAATCCGACAAAAGGCCAGCGACAATGTATATTCGAGCCAGTACGATTTTGATTCTGATCTCAAGTATCTCACCTCACGGGCCAACGATGGCCATCTCAGTGTTGGGCTGTGTTCTCTGGAAATCATGCACTTTGAGCACGATATGCCTTTGGTGTCGATTTCA
This DNA window, taken from Aspergillus flavus chromosome 5, complete sequence, encodes the following:
- the ustA gene encoding ustA — encoded protein: MKLILTLLVSGLCALAAPAAKRDGVEDYAIGIDKRNSVEDYAIGIDKRNSVEDYAIGIDKRNSVEDYAIGIDKRNSVEDYAIGIDKRNTVEDYAIGIDKRNSVEDYAIGIDKRNTVEDYAIGIDKRNSVEDYAIGIDKRNSVEDYAIGIDKRGGSVEDYAIGIDKRNSVEDYAIGIDKRNSVEDYAIGIDKRGSVEDYAIGIDKKRGTVEDYAIGIDKRGGSVEDYAIGIDKRHGGH
- the ustYa gene encoding ustYa (domain of unknown function-domain containing protein) codes for the protein MFSYFFRSREIKMAERSSNGYKEVPVRQSEESTIAEEEKDTLLEARSYSRRDRKRSRSKAVWFLIALLLLSNIGLLGGLIHYFRKTHHKEKDVPWLPPKTAPTRKLFVFQTLYGEPLNPEAEKAWDELMPIGRGFVNINNDTALPDQPGLDQSLPHQRAMISVFHQLHCIYMTREGYYAAREGNLDQVNAAHLMHCWDYLRQAIMCHADTTLEWIPAPPNDKGSTGWGVEHTCGDFDAIARWAEDNRLKTTYGIH